The genome window TTATGCCTATCTTCAGGGATTCAGCATTTTGGTAGCAGATACACTAGCCTATAACAGGATcttcaaattaatattttcaaatactTTTGTGCCATCTAAGGACACTTTTGTTTAATATATAATGATGCATGTCGTTAAGTTGTGTTCTCTTCTTTTGAGTCCCTCCTTTAGCACATTTCGgtacttctcttttcttttcgtTTAACCTAAGAAAATAACACATACATGCACATGTGTGCCTGCCTGCCacacatacaaaaacacacacaaacaattttattttaatttagttttttttggaagtcaattgtttttttttttggtcaattagatttttttttaggtcttattagttaattaggttattaaaatataattttaagtaCTAGAGTcaagggtatttttgttattcaaTAATTGAGCTTTCCTAATTCAAccaaattttttagttaagtcaTAATAGTTTATATAAGCACGCTATTTTACTCCAATGGAGACAGCTTGTAATTTgcttgattaataaaatttccatTGAAATTTTCCCAATGGTTTGGTGACTGGGGCTGAGTTTGGCTGACCCTAACTGTTAATTCCTAGGTTTTATGCCAATTCTAAGCCTAGGCGCTAATTCCTAAGTTATTAGTGATTTTTCTGTTCAGCAATTTTGTTGCATCCATTTTGATTTTGTCCTGCATCATGTGTGTATGCATGTAAATGGGTGGAATAATTCAACCCTATTTTTACAGCAGTCACCTTGATTCTGTTGTGAATTGCAAATCCTAAAACCTGTTTTATGATACTCAAGAACTATGAGCCATCGTAGCTTCTTTATTCTCCCACAAAAGATAATAAGAGAGACAACCTACTGAACTTATGGCCTCAGGATTGTAGAACCTAACCATAAGCACCATCgaggaaaaaacaaattatcaaGAGATAACAAATCATCATCTGATCCTTATCATTGGCCACTGTAATAAGCAGAGAAAGAGCAAGGTGAAAGATGTTATTTCCCAAACCTATTGCCCTCAATATAAGATGTTCCATTGGCAAAGTAGGCTGCAAGGCGAGTTTTGGCAAGCTTCGTCTTAGCACAAAGCAATATTCCTATAACCAATCCAACAGTAAACAGGAGTATAATTAGATAGTATTTCTGGCAGTACAGCCATAAAGTGAGAACACTATTGAATATAAAGAAGCAAGCAATATTGATCTGTTATCAATGAAAGACGCAAAATGATTAGTATCATTACTTTAGGCTACTCATACTCTTCTTCTATTCACAACATGAACTTATCAGTAGTACCAATCTATAATGAGTTAAGTCTTGTGTTGGATCGTGAGACTGACCACAATCAACAAAAAGTATTAAGGTTACGTTATTAATTCTCAGCACTTGAAAATCCTTCTCTCAGGTTATTCTCTTTTGATCTGCATCAGTCAATATCTAAACCTAAGTTGAGTAAATTGGCCGTGATCAGCAATCAATCAGATCAGCAAGCCGTCCCTCTTATTGCCTGATTGATTCACATAATTGAcaaagtagctttttaattaTCTCATGCACACAACTCTGCTAAACAAACTGAGCCATGCAGatggaaaattaaattttggccaTGTTATTCAGCATCAGAATTCATTGTTAACCTGAAGTACCCCTTCCTAGTCGATGAACAGGAACGGGATGTGGTTCTTGCTTCTTGCTTGCCTGCCATTGGAGCTGTGTCAAAACTGCCCGTTGTTGGAAAAGGCCTCCCGGTAAAACTTGTAGGCCAGAAGGCTTGTTAAGAGCAATCTGAGaacataataatgaaaaaaatctaaaattataacAATAGAAGGAAGAACCTCATCTAATATAGTGCAGAAATTCCATTAatttgaaaagtaaaaagatcttgaaacacatccaaaaaaaaaaaaaaaaaaatccatatacaTGAACTACTTAAATCAAggaattcaaaaatatcaaacttgaagaaaaaaaaatcaattatagaCATAGCAACCGAAAACCGAAAAAATTACCATATCACCATCCTCGTATAAAACTTCAAGCAAGCACGGTGCATCGGGCTCTCTCCAAGGAAGTCTATGATAGACAAGCTCAGAACCAACTCTAGTAATTTGAATACATAAAACagaaatttgaaagaaaaaaaacagacACATTAAGAATCTCTCAAGGATAAAAGTTTATAGATAATTCACAGTTAAATGGTTTCCATTAAAACAAACCTGAGGATTGTTTCGGGATCAGGAACAACTGTACCATCAACTCTTATCTGTGCAGACCAGCAAACATAGTATTCTAAGAATTACCATATTGTAATAATATacatcctcaaaaaaaaaaaaattccgaattTTGATCATCGTACCTGTCCGTTCTCAATTCGCTGCACCCAACTGCTCTATAATTAGTacaacattattaaaaaaaaaaaatttaataaaaaaagtaaaatatttaacatttcttatttaatgattaaataaaaaagagtttttcaaaGTTTAgcttattataatattttcctTCCCTTCAATGCTTAAGTAACCTTGAGAGCTAAGTTACTTACAACTAGTTATTTAATGGGTGCCTAGGGCATTTATTAATggattattttaggaaaatttttatacaagaaattaaaaaaaaaaaaacttttttttttcttttcttttctaaaaatatttcataaaccaATGACTTGGGGGCACCAGTTAACTTTTCCAAACTTCTTATTAtattaccattaaaaaaatctctaaCATTGGATTATACGTTCTCTTTGTTATACTAAATTTTCGTTAATCTGATcgataaaatcatattttgatcGAATTGTAATAGGCTTACCCTTGCAGAGGAGCTGAATTCTTGTACTTGCTAGAGTAGAATTCGATCAGTGTCGATTCTGTAAATCAAACGCAAATTCAAGGTCAAAATTGGTAATATAAaaacgaaaaagagaaaaaaaaaaaaaaaaaaaaatcttcttcttctacttcgtTTGGTTGATCGGAAATTTGAAAAcgaaagagaataaaaatagCAACGAACTGTGCTGATTTTGAATAAACAAAcacaatttagaaattatttttttgacataATTGAATTCTAAGCGAAATTACAGTGAGTCATTGATGATGTTAACAcaatagtattatatatatagtctaTAGGAAATGagagaagaggaggaggagagaCCGGAATCGGAGGAGCGAACGACGTCGTTGTAGGACAAGCCGTCGTTGAGATCCGGCCAGAGCAACCCGAATCTCTGAGTCTGAGGCTGACGTGTTTCTGAAGGGTTTGACATGGTCTCAGGCTCTCTGAGTCTGAGCTAACAACGACGACGGTGCGCGAAAGGCTTTGTTTTTTCAGTCTCTAAGTCGCGTCCAAATCGAAATAACTGGAAAATTGGGCCTCATATTCATATATGTCACAACCTTTCAATCCTAGAATCAGATATTTGGTTTAGCTCAGCCCAATCTAAATCACTTTGGGCCCCCAACATGCAAGCTTTAGCCCAATCAACTGTTTTTTCATAACATTGTTGCAGTAGACACTAtcattttcataacattttttttaagagttcgAATTTGGTAGGATAAGGTGTAAAATCTATATTTTACATAATCTAATAAATGATTGTCACGTCAGcatttcacttaaaattttatacatcctactatacctaataatatctcaataaattcccaatttggttgaatttatatatgggtattagaattttttggatacaatatatgggtattagaattaattgggtgtggttgtatttttttttttaaatatgtgataaaatGATGTGGCATATTGGGATTAGAGGggtaaaacatgggttttacacTATGCCCTTA of Quercus lobata isolate SW786 chromosome 8, ValleyOak3.0 Primary Assembly, whole genome shotgun sequence contains these proteins:
- the LOC115955323 gene encoding RNA pseudouridine synthase 5 encodes the protein MSNPSETRQPQTQRFGLLWPDLNDGLSYNDVVRSSDSESTLIEFYSSKYKNSAPLQGWVQRIENGQIRVDGTVVPDPETILRVGSELVYHRLPWREPDAPCLLEVLYEDGDMIALNKPSGLQVLPGGLFQQRAVLTQLQWQASKKQEPHPVPVHRLGRGTSGILLCAKTKLAKTRLAAYFANGTSYIEGNRKTNMEMCGTRKITKIYRALVTGLLDEDKVLIKQPIGMVQYPGVAKGLYVASSSGKPALSKVDVLERNMQGNNTLVQVEIQSGRPHQIRIHLAFIGHPLLGDPLYVGGGQPMCFDPEFVDGSFAQDGGYQRPTKPVPGDCGYFLHAHQLILSHPTTNEVIKITAPLPSILQTQDEAKEIRIN